One segment of Streptomyces sp. NBC_01463 DNA contains the following:
- a CDS encoding ribonuclease activity regulator RraA produces the protein MTGSTPKGGIDPVGIGPDGIPEYRIEGAWTLPVKGPAVPRLGPGLVESLRTVTAATASATLHQMGITKTFIQGPRSNKPGRRIIGRAVTLQLMPMREDIYSDAGVTQEYVERATALWAVLDFIEPGDVLVVQAHGSLRSGVVGEMLATHLQNRGGLGLVADGGIRDSAKLDQLDVPIWSLGPTPHYASQGELLPWGYHVPVAVGGTLVLPGDLIVADDDGAVVVPVAKAAAVAEAGASHEAWEDFSRAKLALGGALRRYYPLDDVGRAEYEEWEAAGRPPLSA, from the coding sequence ATGACAGGGTCCACTCCCAAGGGTGGGATCGATCCTGTCGGCATAGGGCCGGACGGGATACCCGAGTACCGCATCGAGGGAGCGTGGACGCTGCCCGTCAAGGGGCCTGCGGTTCCCCGGCTGGGCCCCGGTCTGGTCGAGTCCCTGCGGACGGTGACCGCCGCCACCGCGTCGGCCACGCTGCACCAGATGGGCATCACCAAGACCTTCATCCAGGGTCCTCGGTCCAATAAGCCGGGCCGAAGGATCATCGGTCGGGCTGTCACCCTGCAGCTCATGCCGATGAGAGAGGACATCTACAGCGACGCCGGCGTCACCCAGGAGTACGTCGAGCGGGCCACCGCGCTGTGGGCGGTCCTCGACTTCATCGAACCCGGCGACGTCCTGGTCGTCCAGGCGCACGGCTCCCTGCGCAGTGGTGTGGTCGGGGAAATGCTCGCGACCCACCTCCAGAACCGCGGTGGTCTGGGACTCGTCGCGGACGGAGGCATCAGGGACTCGGCCAAACTCGACCAGCTCGACGTGCCGATCTGGTCGCTCGGACCGACACCCCACTACGCCTCCCAGGGGGAACTGCTGCCCTGGGGCTACCACGTTCCGGTGGCCGTGGGAGGCACCCTGGTCCTTCCCGGGGACCTCATCGTCGCCGACGACGACGGAGCAGTTGTGGTGCCGGTAGCAAAGGCCGCTGCGGTCGCCGAGGCCGGCGCCTCCCACGAGGCGTGGGAGGACTTCTCGCGGGCAAAACTCGCGCTCGGCGGTGCGCTGCGCCGCTACTACCCCCTCGATGACGTCGGACGCGCCGAGTACGAGGAGTGGGAGGCCGCCGGGCGGCCTCCGCTCAGCGCCTGA
- a CDS encoding L-rhamnose mutarotase has product MRQTDTAPSEARIHVTGRRTRVRPGMEIRYATVHAEIPSAVCDALASCGVARWQIWRDGRDLFHLIETTDRYEVMVERMLRIGPVDPDWDAIISELLEDGTDADEILPLVWTMTGTAQFAGAEGDVLPAPAN; this is encoded by the coding sequence ATGCGACAGACGGATACGGCTCCGAGTGAAGCACGAATCCACGTGACGGGCAGGCGGACCCGCGTCCGGCCAGGAATGGAGATCCGGTACGCCACAGTGCACGCCGAGATCCCCTCCGCGGTATGCGACGCACTGGCCTCCTGCGGCGTGGCCCGGTGGCAGATCTGGCGTGACGGAAGAGACCTCTTCCACCTGATCGAGACCACGGACCGCTATGAGGTCATGGTCGAGCGGATGCTGAGAATCGGCCCGGTCGACCCCGACTGGGACGCCATCATCAGCGAGCTGCTGGAAGACGGAACAGACGCCGATGAAATTCTCCCGCTCGTCTGGACCATGACCGGGACAGCGCAATTCGCCGGAGCAGAGGGCGACGTGCTCCCTGCTCCGGCGAACTGA
- a CDS encoding RICIN domain-containing protein: protein MLFSTVLVGVSAQPAQAAGSVYFVSPDGDDSASGEEPSPLRTIQHCADTAQPGDTCRILAGTYRETVTPPTSGTGTAPIRFEAASGAQVTVDGTDAVSGWTPDAGNVYKTSLVLAGTASAPYGSSADPANSDLWANQIFTGSTPVPEASYPASGAGVWDAGYVSAGWSGSLTTGGTCATPPCNSQGTGTLTYDGFPALGDLTGATVQLAGHWVTTTSTVSSGNLDGTNKTLHLTFPNSDSPVMIGGPSPKFRLVGKKSFLREPNQWYYDAASHQLFMRASDGQAPRNITAKKRNYGFDLAGRSSIIIDGIKFFGTTIRTDDSSSDITLARIDARYLSEWQTTQYRSDLPYAGIYAGNHRADSGIRLHGSNNKLLDSRIQYSGGAGISLKGSGHVVRNNLITDIAYNGSYAAAVTVEDGTQNSSIVQNTMRSTGRDVINMNTNAYPNAGYDLRIAYNDMSDYAKIGYDLGAVYVCCDTSLRGRIDHNTIHNPSHVGNGLHFDNGTIDVNVDHNVIWGLGSSANSGHGIAQGGWNAGHPLPYLKGTYTNNTVVTPNKSTILNYYATAAQVANTTVRNNVLDGDKPADRTYEYIPGGTPNESHNLATKYSQNPAANTPNPGYTAFSANDFTPAAGSPAIDKGTPVAGVTDGYTGSAPDQGAYESGQATWLTGCTIAPECGKASTAKVTIVARHSGKDIAADGTAAQITQQTDTNSPSQQWEILPQAGGTVQIKNLVSGLCLAVAGGRTDNLAPVYQWSCSTQPHFSWNVRETAAGYQEIVASHSGKCLNVAGLGTEDGVGLLQYTCSDVGNMQFTVRPVK from the coding sequence ATGTTGTTTTCGACAGTCCTCGTGGGGGTCTCCGCGCAGCCGGCGCAGGCCGCCGGTTCCGTGTACTTCGTCTCGCCGGACGGCGACGACTCGGCAAGTGGGGAGGAGCCCTCACCCCTGCGCACCATCCAGCACTGCGCGGATACCGCGCAGCCCGGTGACACCTGCCGCATCCTGGCCGGGACCTACCGGGAGACGGTCACCCCGCCCACGTCCGGTACCGGTACGGCCCCGATCCGCTTCGAGGCGGCGTCGGGGGCCCAAGTAACAGTGGACGGCACCGACGCCGTTTCCGGGTGGACCCCCGACGCGGGCAACGTCTACAAGACGTCCCTGGTCCTGGCCGGCACCGCGAGCGCGCCCTACGGCAGCAGCGCCGATCCCGCGAACTCCGACCTGTGGGCCAATCAGATATTCACCGGCTCGACACCAGTGCCGGAGGCGTCCTATCCGGCTTCCGGGGCCGGGGTCTGGGACGCGGGATACGTCTCCGCGGGCTGGTCGGGGTCCCTCACCACGGGCGGCACCTGCGCGACGCCGCCCTGTAACTCGCAGGGCACCGGCACCCTGACATATGACGGGTTCCCAGCTCTGGGTGACCTCACCGGCGCCACCGTCCAGCTGGCCGGCCACTGGGTGACCACGACAAGCACGGTGTCCTCCGGCAACCTCGACGGCACCAACAAGACACTGCACCTGACATTCCCCAACAGCGACTCGCCCGTCATGATCGGTGGCCCTTCGCCCAAGTTCCGGCTGGTCGGCAAGAAGTCATTCCTGCGTGAGCCGAACCAGTGGTACTACGACGCTGCAAGCCACCAACTGTTCATGCGGGCATCCGACGGCCAGGCGCCGCGCAATATCACGGCCAAGAAGCGCAACTACGGCTTCGACCTCGCCGGGCGCAGCTCCATCATCATCGACGGGATCAAGTTCTTCGGCACAACGATCCGCACGGACGACTCCAGCTCGGACATCACCCTGGCCAGGATCGACGCAAGGTACCTGTCCGAGTGGCAGACCACGCAGTACCGAAGTGACTTGCCCTACGCCGGCATCTACGCCGGCAACCATCGCGCCGACAGCGGAATCCGTCTGCACGGCAGCAACAACAAGCTCCTCGACAGCCGGATCCAGTACTCCGGCGGCGCAGGGATCTCCCTCAAGGGATCCGGCCACGTCGTGCGGAACAATCTCATCACCGACATCGCCTACAACGGCTCGTACGCCGCTGCTGTCACCGTCGAGGACGGGACCCAGAACTCCTCCATCGTCCAGAACACGATGCGTTCCACCGGCCGCGACGTCATCAACATGAACACCAACGCCTACCCCAACGCCGGCTACGACCTGCGGATCGCCTACAACGACATGTCCGACTACGCAAAGATCGGATACGACCTGGGCGCCGTCTATGTCTGCTGCGACACCTCGCTGCGCGGCAGGATCGACCACAACACGATCCATAACCCCTCCCATGTCGGAAACGGCCTGCATTTCGACAACGGAACCATCGACGTCAACGTCGACCACAACGTCATCTGGGGTCTCGGATCCAGCGCGAACAGCGGCCACGGCATCGCGCAGGGCGGCTGGAACGCGGGTCACCCCCTGCCGTACCTCAAGGGCACTTACACGAACAACACTGTCGTCACGCCCAACAAGTCGACGATCCTGAACTACTACGCGACAGCTGCCCAGGTCGCGAATACCACGGTCCGCAACAACGTCCTCGACGGCGACAAGCCTGCTGACCGGACCTATGAATACATCCCCGGTGGCACCCCGAACGAGTCACACAACCTCGCCACGAAGTACAGCCAGAACCCCGCCGCCAACACGCCGAATCCCGGCTACACAGCATTCTCCGCGAATGACTTCACACCCGCGGCGGGATCACCCGCGATCGACAAGGGCACACCGGTGGCCGGAGTGACCGACGGCTACACCGGCAGTGCCCCCGACCAGGGCGCCTACGAGTCGGGCCAAGCCACATGGCTGACCGGCTGCACCATCGCACCGGAATGCGGCAAGGCTTCGACAGCGAAGGTGACCATCGTCGCCCGTCACAGCGGCAAGGACATCGCTGCGGACGGGACCGCCGCGCAAATAACGCAGCAGACCGATACGAACAGTCCTTCACAGCAGTGGGAGATCCTGCCCCAGGCGGGGGGCACCGTGCAGATCAAGAACCTCGTCAGCGGCCTGTGCCTGGCAGTCGCCGGCGGGCGTACGGACAACCTCGCGCCGGTCTACCAGTGGTCGTGCTCCACCCAGCCGCACTTCTCGTGGAACGTGCGTGAAACCGCCGCAGGCTACCAAGAGATCGTGGCCTCCCACTCCGGCAAGTGCCTCAACGTAGCCGGGCTCGGCACTGAGGACGGCGTCGGTCTCCTGCAGTACACATGCAGCGACGTCGGCAATATGCAGTTCACTGTCCGACCGGTCAAGTGA
- a CDS encoding aldo/keto reductase yields the protein MAHHPRILTTASGTAVPKFGLGCAPLGNMFRARSDEQVEAVLEAAWEAGVRHFDTAPHYGLGLSERRLGRFLATKPRSEFVISTKVGRLLREDPAWDGRSTDPEGFAVPAQLRRSWDFSQHGVRRGLEDSLERLGMDRVDILYLHDPEHSGDSRAVHEGMTALSRMRDEGVVTFVGAGSMDPGTLISAVETGLADIVMVANRYTLLDQGAVPGLAAACRRHGTLMVAAAVFNSGLLARSPAKGATFDYQVASEDVLARARSIESVCVAHGVELPAAAVQYPLLDPAVAGVVVGADSPDQIRQNLTRFGAAIPDALWDDLDQQGLVPRTGR from the coding sequence ATGGCACACCACCCCCGGATCCTGACCACCGCGAGCGGCACAGCAGTGCCGAAGTTCGGCCTTGGATGCGCTCCGCTCGGCAACATGTTCCGCGCGCGTTCCGACGAACAAGTCGAGGCTGTACTCGAAGCTGCCTGGGAGGCCGGTGTTCGGCACTTCGACACGGCGCCCCACTACGGGCTGGGCCTGTCGGAGCGGAGGCTCGGCCGCTTTCTGGCGACGAAACCGCGCTCGGAGTTCGTGATCTCCACCAAGGTGGGCCGACTCCTGCGGGAGGACCCTGCCTGGGACGGCAGATCGACCGACCCGGAAGGGTTTGCCGTCCCCGCACAACTCCGTCGGTCCTGGGACTTCAGCCAGCACGGCGTTCGGAGGGGATTGGAGGACTCGCTCGAACGTCTGGGGATGGACCGAGTGGACATCCTCTACCTGCACGACCCGGAGCATTCCGGCGATTCCCGAGCGGTTCATGAGGGGATGACGGCCCTGAGCCGGATGCGTGACGAGGGAGTGGTCACCTTCGTCGGCGCCGGCTCGATGGACCCGGGCACGCTGATCTCCGCGGTGGAGACCGGGTTGGCGGACATCGTCATGGTCGCGAACCGTTACACCCTTCTCGATCAGGGCGCGGTGCCCGGACTTGCTGCCGCGTGCCGTCGTCACGGCACCCTGATGGTGGCGGCGGCGGTCTTCAACAGCGGCCTCCTGGCCCGGTCGCCCGCCAAGGGGGCAACGTTCGACTATCAGGTTGCCTCCGAGGACGTCCTTGCCCGGGCGCGCAGCATCGAATCCGTCTGTGTCGCGCACGGTGTCGAGCTTCCCGCGGCCGCCGTGCAATACCCCCTGCTCGACCCGGCTGTGGCTGGCGTGGTCGTAGGTGCAGACAGTCCTGACCAGATCCGTCAGAACCTCACCCGGTTCGGTGCCGCGATCCCCGATGCCCTGTGGGACGACCTTGACCAGCAGGGTCTGGTACCGAGAACCGGGCGGTGA
- a CDS encoding fumarylacetoacetate hydrolase family protein, giving the protein MKLLRIGPPGAERPALLAHDGRLLDLSGLVEDIDGNFFSSNGLERIRAALGTGVLPALEAGQARVGAPVARPGKVVCVGLNYRDHARETGATIPVRPVVFLKDSSTVVGPYDHVRVPRGSVKTDWEVELAVVIGTRARYLDSPEDAAAVIAGFAVSHDVSEREFQLEYSAQWDLGKSCETFNPLGPWLVTADEAGDPQSLAMHLSVNGVRRQDGHTKDMIFDVNHLVWYLSQYMVLEPGDLINTGTPAGVALGLPDTPYLKAGDVVELGIDGLGVQRQVFVAAPLGERNGKKS; this is encoded by the coding sequence GTGAAACTGTTGCGCATCGGTCCCCCTGGGGCCGAACGGCCCGCTCTGCTGGCCCATGACGGGCGGCTGCTGGACCTGTCCGGCCTCGTCGAGGACATCGACGGCAACTTCTTCTCCAGCAACGGCCTGGAGCGGATACGGGCGGCGCTCGGCACCGGTGTCCTCCCCGCCCTGGAGGCTGGACAAGCCCGGGTCGGAGCACCCGTGGCTCGCCCGGGAAAGGTGGTCTGCGTCGGCTTGAACTACCGGGACCACGCGCGAGAGACCGGGGCCACGATCCCGGTGCGTCCTGTGGTGTTCTTGAAAGACTCCTCGACAGTGGTGGGGCCCTACGACCATGTGAGGGTGCCGCGAGGGTCAGTGAAAACGGACTGGGAAGTGGAGCTGGCCGTCGTCATCGGCACCCGCGCCCGCTACCTGGATTCGCCCGAGGACGCCGCAGCGGTCATCGCCGGTTTTGCTGTCAGCCACGATGTTTCCGAGCGGGAGTTCCAGCTGGAGTACTCCGCGCAGTGGGACCTCGGCAAGTCCTGTGAGACGTTCAACCCGCTCGGCCCGTGGCTCGTCACCGCGGACGAGGCAGGCGACCCCCAGAGCCTCGCGATGCATTTGTCGGTCAACGGTGTCCGGCGCCAGGACGGTCACACCAAGGACATGATCTTCGACGTGAACCATCTCGTCTGGTACCTGAGCCAGTACATGGTTCTCGAACCCGGCGACCTGATCAATACCGGCACCCCTGCCGGCGTCGCACTGGGACTTCCGGACACGCCCTACCTCAAGGCAGGCGACGTGGTCGAGTTGGGCATCGACGGGCTGGGGGTGCAGCGTCAGGTATTCGTTGCCGCACCCCTCGGTGAGCGGAATGGGAAGAAGTCATGA
- a CDS encoding SDR family oxidoreductase, translating to MSDLTGLRAVITGGGSGIGLATGLLMASRGARVAVLDLAPTGVPAPLMGFQADVADETSIHDAVLSAAGALGGIDILVNNAGVGAAGTIADHLDEEWLRVLNVNVLGVVRTTRAALPYLRESEAASIVNLCSIAATAGLPRRALYSASKGAVLSLTLAMSADHVGEGIRVNCVNPGTVDTPWVGRLLDAADDPESERAALEARQPTGRLVTADEVAAAIAYLAGPSAGSVTGTALAVDGGMSGLRVRPAPSRSERPLRP from the coding sequence ATGAGCGACCTCACAGGACTGCGCGCGGTCATCACTGGAGGCGGCTCCGGCATCGGCCTCGCCACAGGGCTCCTGATGGCCTCGCGGGGCGCCCGCGTGGCAGTCCTCGACCTCGCGCCGACTGGCGTGCCCGCGCCGCTCATGGGTTTCCAGGCCGACGTCGCGGACGAAACATCGATCCATGACGCGGTGCTCAGTGCGGCCGGCGCGCTCGGCGGCATCGACATCCTGGTCAACAACGCGGGCGTCGGGGCGGCGGGGACCATTGCGGACCACTTGGACGAAGAGTGGCTGCGCGTGCTCAACGTGAACGTTCTCGGAGTCGTGCGCACGACCCGGGCGGCTCTGCCATACCTGCGGGAGTCAGAGGCCGCCTCGATCGTCAATCTCTGCTCGATCGCCGCTACCGCCGGGCTCCCCCGACGCGCGTTGTACTCAGCGAGCAAGGGCGCCGTGCTGTCGCTGACTTTGGCGATGTCGGCCGACCACGTCGGCGAAGGAATTCGTGTCAACTGCGTGAACCCGGGAACCGTCGACACGCCGTGGGTCGGACGCCTCCTGGACGCCGCCGACGACCCGGAAAGCGAACGGGCTGCACTGGAGGCCCGGCAGCCCACCGGCAGATTGGTCACCGCGGACGAGGTGGCCGCTGCCATCGCCTATCTGGCCGGCCCGTCGGCCGGCTCGGTCACAGGCACCGCGCTGGCCGTGGACGGCGGCATGTCGGGTCTGCGGGTACGCCCGGCACCGTCGCGAAGCGAACGCCCCTTGCGACCATGA
- a CDS encoding amidohydrolase family protein codes for MSAATGFVDAHVHVWDLAVRSQPWIVGPGLAPIRRNFCVEDLKPAAQAAEVTSAILVQTAATRKETSEFLALAGQHTLIGGVVGWVDLTAPDVADQVAELREGPHGRYLRSIRHPVQGEPDRRWLCRTDVHRGLKAVAAAGLAYDLLVTPEQLSAAAETARAIPHLRLVLNHLGKPSPAPGAAALWSQGLRALARNGNVSAKMSGLLTEIPQGSSWTDEVRPYVDMALNAFGPDRLMAGSDWPVCLLAADYGKTLETGRALIADLSAAERAKILAGTARSVYRLTP; via the coding sequence ATGAGCGCTGCGACGGGCTTCGTGGATGCTCACGTACACGTGTGGGACCTTGCCGTGCGCAGCCAGCCGTGGATCGTAGGCCCCGGGCTCGCCCCGATCCGCCGCAACTTCTGTGTCGAGGATCTGAAGCCGGCCGCACAGGCTGCCGAAGTCACCTCGGCGATACTGGTGCAGACCGCTGCCACTCGGAAGGAGACCTCCGAGTTCCTGGCCCTTGCAGGACAGCACACGCTCATTGGCGGAGTGGTCGGCTGGGTCGATCTGACCGCTCCCGACGTAGCAGACCAGGTGGCCGAACTGCGCGAGGGACCCCATGGCCGGTACCTCAGATCGATCCGTCACCCCGTGCAGGGGGAGCCCGATCGACGATGGCTCTGTCGTACCGACGTACACCGCGGCCTGAAGGCCGTGGCCGCGGCAGGACTCGCATACGACCTGCTGGTCACCCCGGAACAACTGTCAGCCGCTGCGGAAACGGCAAGGGCGATCCCCCACCTGCGACTCGTCCTGAATCACCTCGGCAAGCCGTCGCCTGCACCGGGTGCCGCGGCACTGTGGTCTCAGGGCCTGCGGGCCCTTGCGAGGAACGGGAACGTCAGCGCCAAGATGTCCGGCCTGCTGACCGAAATACCGCAGGGCTCAAGCTGGACCGACGAGGTGCGCCCATACGTCGACATGGCGCTCAATGCCTTCGGGCCGGACCGGCTGATGGCAGGGTCTGACTGGCCTGTATGCCTCTTGGCCGCCGACTACGGAAAGACTCTGGAAACCGGCCGCGCCCTGATCGCGGATCTCTCCGCCGCGGAGCGGGCCAAGATCCTCGCCGGAACGGCCCGCAGCGTCTACCGCCTCACCCCGTAA
- a CDS encoding SDR family oxidoreductase, with amino-acid sequence MFDLSNEVVLVTGAARGIGASVATMAAAAGARVGLLDIDGDGARETARRIGPSAGWAACDITCEDQVRDAVSALRDELGPATGLVNNAGRNSYADVVAMTTQQWDEVFGVDLKGAWLMARAVLPGMTAQGRGAIVNIASMHATMTCPGMFPYASAKAGLVGLTRSMALEVGPQGVRVNAVSPGYIETDLLAEYFDQEAPQVRQEALAKHILGRLGTPDQVASVVAFLLSDAAGFVTGADWAVDGGVSARFA; translated from the coding sequence ATGTTTGACCTGAGCAATGAGGTAGTGCTGGTCACCGGCGCCGCCCGCGGCATCGGCGCCTCCGTGGCCACGATGGCGGCAGCCGCCGGTGCGAGGGTGGGCCTCCTGGACATCGACGGTGACGGCGCGCGGGAAACCGCTCGCCGAATCGGCCCGTCCGCCGGCTGGGCAGCGTGCGACATCACCTGCGAGGATCAGGTCCGCGACGCTGTGAGTGCCCTGCGCGACGAGCTGGGACCGGCAACAGGCCTGGTGAACAACGCGGGACGCAACTCGTATGCTGACGTGGTCGCCATGACCACCCAGCAGTGGGACGAGGTGTTCGGCGTCGACCTCAAGGGGGCGTGGCTCATGGCCAGGGCCGTCCTGCCGGGGATGACCGCTCAGGGGCGGGGCGCGATCGTGAACATCGCCTCGATGCATGCCACGATGACCTGCCCCGGCATGTTCCCCTACGCCTCGGCCAAAGCCGGACTCGTAGGTCTGACACGCAGCATGGCCCTCGAGGTGGGACCGCAGGGTGTCCGGGTCAACGCGGTCAGCCCCGGATATATCGAGACCGACCTGCTGGCCGAGTATTTTGACCAGGAGGCGCCGCAGGTCCGCCAGGAAGCGCTGGCCAAACACATCCTCGGCCGACTCGGCACCCCCGACCAGGTCGCCTCTGTAGTCGCTTTCCTCCTGTCCGACGCTGCTGGATTCGTCACCGGCGCGGACTGGGCTGTAGACGGGGGAGTCTCCGCCCGATTCGCCTGA
- a CDS encoding FCD domain-containing protein: MTIGRTTLSQHVAQEIIGDIKLRGLRAGDEIPAEGELAERHGVNRLAVREAIRTLVARGVLVSSQGKRARVAVPAPAVLEQILDFRLSQNSMELADLLDTRRVIEAELARRAAVRRAAGEGSMTEVDRALATMGHAVGEPEAFIAADLAFHQAVAELAASGLFSFVLTAMNGILLDSRRASYHGRERRGAGHEATVVAHRHIADAIAGGDGNRAAEAMTAHLAETGHDLGL, translated from the coding sequence ATGACGATCGGGCGGACGACGCTGAGTCAGCACGTGGCTCAGGAGATCATCGGCGACATCAAGCTGCGCGGTCTGCGGGCGGGCGATGAGATCCCGGCCGAGGGCGAACTCGCTGAGCGGCACGGCGTCAACCGCCTCGCCGTGCGTGAGGCGATCCGCACGCTGGTCGCACGTGGTGTCCTCGTCTCGAGCCAGGGCAAGCGTGCGCGTGTAGCGGTCCCCGCTCCCGCAGTGCTGGAGCAGATTCTCGATTTCCGCCTCAGTCAGAACTCGATGGAACTGGCGGACCTGCTCGACACCCGGCGTGTGATCGAGGCGGAGCTCGCGCGCCGGGCCGCAGTGCGTCGCGCCGCCGGCGAGGGCTCCATGACGGAGGTGGATCGCGCGCTGGCCACGATGGGCCACGCGGTCGGTGAGCCGGAGGCGTTCATCGCCGCGGACCTCGCCTTCCATCAGGCTGTCGCAGAACTGGCCGCATCGGGCCTGTTCTCCTTCGTTCTGACGGCAATGAACGGAATCCTGCTCGACTCCCGCAGAGCGAGCTACCACGGTCGTGAACGCCGGGGGGCGGGGCATGAAGCCACGGTCGTTGCGCACAGGCACATCGCCGACGCGATCGCCGGTGGCGACGGGAATCGCGCGGCCGAGGCCATGACCGCCCACCTTGCGGAGACCGGTCACGACCTCGGACTGTGA
- a CDS encoding ABC transporter permease — MTTTSAPSPAVKEPSEGPASSTPKLLSRISGQNISLVGALILVLGLFGVLNDNYLSLSNMQVIAEAATITGLLAIVQTVVIICGGLDISVGSQAGVASVVSAMVFTSTGTNAFLGMAAAIGVGLLIGALNGLIIVYGRVNPTIATLAGLAAYKGLAQLLSDGRAQGYVLNNDVFIFLGRGKIAGLPVMVWILIVVAVAVHILLRYTDIGRNIYAIGGNDTAARLAGININKYLICVYALIGIVAAVAGILLTARTGSGQPTSGSEGLELKAITAAALGGAALKGGKGGIGGTLLAVALLGALENGLTVQGINSFWQNVAQGALLVIAVVIQQRRSGERAVGLPN; from the coding sequence ATGACCACCACCAGCGCCCCGTCCCCGGCAGTCAAGGAGCCGTCGGAAGGACCGGCCTCCTCCACGCCGAAGCTGCTCTCCCGCATCAGCGGGCAAAACATCAGCCTCGTCGGCGCGCTGATCCTCGTGCTCGGGCTGTTCGGGGTCCTCAACGACAACTATCTGAGCCTGTCGAACATGCAGGTCATCGCGGAGGCGGCGACCATCACCGGGCTGCTCGCGATCGTCCAGACCGTCGTCATCATCTGCGGCGGCCTCGACATCTCCGTCGGCTCGCAGGCCGGTGTGGCATCCGTGGTCAGCGCCATGGTCTTCACCAGCACCGGCACCAACGCCTTCCTCGGCATGGCGGCCGCCATCGGAGTCGGCCTGCTCATCGGCGCCCTCAACGGCCTGATCATCGTCTACGGCCGGGTCAACCCCACCATCGCCACCCTCGCCGGCCTCGCCGCCTACAAAGGCCTCGCCCAACTCCTGTCCGACGGACGCGCCCAGGGATACGTCCTCAACAACGACGTCTTCATCTTCCTCGGGCGCGGAAAGATCGCCGGACTCCCCGTCATGGTCTGGATCCTCATCGTCGTCGCCGTGGCCGTCCACATCCTGCTCCGCTACACCGACATCGGCCGCAACATCTACGCCATCGGCGGCAACGACACCGCCGCCCGCCTCGCCGGCATCAACATCAACAAATACCTGATCTGCGTCTACGCCCTCATCGGCATCGTCGCCGCCGTCGCCGGCATCCTCCTCACCGCCCGCACCGGATCCGGCCAGCCCACCTCCGGCAGCGAAGGCCTCGAACTCAAGGCCATCACCGCCGCCGCACTCGGCGGCGCCGCACTCAAGGGCGGCAAGGGCGGCATCGGCGGCACCCTCCTCGCCGTCGCCCTCCTCGGCGCCCTGGAGAACGGTCTCACCGTCCAGGGCATCAACTCCTTCTGGCAGAACGTCGCCCAGGGCGCCCTCCTCGTCATAGCCGTCGTGATCCAGCAGCGACGCAGCGGCGAACGCGCTGTCGGACTACCCAACTGA